From Cervus elaphus chromosome 25, mCerEla1.1, whole genome shotgun sequence, one genomic window encodes:
- the PPWD1 gene encoding peptidylprolyl isomerase domain and WD repeat-containing protein 1 isoform X2: protein MSAVTCIEMLSPMWCAPRQTLLLLLVFDVVNFDMINMLKLGYFPGQCEWIYCPGDAISSVAASEKSTGKIFIYDGRGDNQPLHIFDKLHTSPLTQIRLNPVYKAVVSSDKSGMIEYWTGPPYEYKFPKNVNWEYKTDTDLYEFAKCKAYPTSICFSPDGKKIATIGSDRKVRIFRFLTGKLMRVFDESLSMFTELQQMRQQLPDMEFGRRMAVERELEKVDAVRLINIVFDETGHFVLYGTMLGIKVINVETNRCVRILGKQENIRVMQLALFQGIAKKHRAATTIEMKASENPVLQNIQADPTIVCTSFKKNRFYMFTKREPEDTKSADSDRDVFNEKPSKEEVMAATQAEGPKRVSDSAIIHTSMGDIHIKLFPVECPKTVENFCVHSRNGYYNGHTFHRIIKGFMIQTGDPTGTGMGGESIWGGEFEDEFHSTLRHDRPYTLSMANAGSNTNGSQFFITVVPTPWLDNKHTVFGRVTKGMEVVQRISNVKVNPKTDKPYEDVSIINITVK from the exons GTATTTCCCTGGACAGTGTGAGTGGATCTATTGCCCGGGGGATGCCATATCTTCAGTTGCTGCTTCTGAGAAAAGTACaggaaaaattttcatttatgatGGTCGAGGAGATAACCAGCCACTGCATATCTTTGACAAACTCCATACATCACCTCTTACTCAGATACGGCTAAACCCAGTTTACAAAGCAGTAGTGTCTTCTGACAAATCTGGAATGATTGAATACTGGACTGGTCCTCCTTATGAGTATAAATTCCCCAAAAATGTGAACTGGGAATATAAAACTGACACAGATTTATATGAATTTGCCAAGTGCAAGGCTTATCCAACCAGCATATGTTtttcacctgatgggaagaaaatAGCCACTATTGGTTCTGACAGAAAAGTTAGAATTTTCAGATTCTTAACTGGAAAACTCATGAGAGTCTTTGATGAATCACTAAGT ATGTTTACTGAACTGCAGCAGATGAGGCAACAGCTACCAGACATGGAATTTGGTCGACGGATGGCTGTAGAACGTGAATTGGAGAAGGTGGATGCAGTGAGATTAATTAATATAGTTTTTGATGAAACTGGACACTTTGTGCTGTATGGAACAATGCTGGGCATTAAAGTTATAAATGTAGAAACAAACCG GTGTGTGCGGATCTTAGGCAAGCAAGAAAATATTAGAGTGATGCAATTGGCTTTGTTCCAGGGAATAGCCAAAAAACATCGTGCTGCAACTACTATAGAAATGAAAGCTTCTGAAAACCCAGTTCTTCAGAATATTCAAGCTGACCCAACAATAGTCTGTACATCCTTCAAAAAGAATAGATTTTATATG TTTACTAAACGAGAACCAGAAGATACAAAAAGTGCAGATTCTGACCGAGATGTTTTTAATGAGAAACCTTCTAAAGAAGAAGTCATGGCAGCTACTCAAGCTGAGGGACCCAAACGAGTGTCAGATAGTGCCATTATCCACACAAGCATGGGAGACATTCACATCAAACTCTTTCCTGTTGA GTGCCCTAAGACAGTGGAAAATTTCTGCGTTCACAGCAGAAATGGTTATTATAATGGACACACATTTCACCGCATAATTAAG GGCTTCATGATTCAGACAGGAGATCCAACAGGTACTGGTATGGGAGGAGAAAGCATATGGGGAGGAGAATTTGAAGATGAATTTCATTCAACATTACGACATGACAGACCATATACACTCAGCATGGCCAATGCTGGATCGAATACTAATGGATCCCAGTTTTTCATAACAGTAGTACCAACA CCTTGGCTTGATAATAAGCACACAGTGTTTGGACGAGTAACTAAAGGAATGGAAGTTGTACAAAGGATCTCCAATGTCAAAGTCAATCCCAAAACAGATAAGCCCTATGAGGATGTCAGCATCATAAATATTACTGTCAAGTAA